A section of the Castanea sativa cultivar Marrone di Chiusa Pesio chromosome 12, ASM4071231v1 genome encodes:
- the LOC142619012 gene encoding cold shock protein 2-like — MAETKRSTGIVKWFSAQKGFGFITPDDEGEDLFVHQTSIQSDGFRTLSEGQAVEFFIDFGDDGRTKAVDVTNLTRSRRGGGRGGGRGRAGNFSRFGGGRSGFGLRGGTGRTSGGGECYNCGRIGHLARDCYQGYSGGGGGGGGVGTRRYGGGGGGRGYYGGGGGGGGGGCYNCGEEGHFARDCPNA; from the coding sequence ATGGCGGAGACGAAGAGATCGACGGGCATAGTGAAGTGGTTCAGCGCGCAAAAGGGGTTTGGGTTCATAACTCCAGACGACGAAGGCGAGGACCTCTTCGTGCACCAGACCTCGATCCAATCCGATGGGTTTCGGACTCTTTCGGAGGGTCAAGCCGTCGAGTTCTTCATCGATTTTGGAGACGATGGGCGCACCAAGGCCGTCGATGTGACCAACCTTACCAGATCCCGCCGCGGCGGTGGGAGAGGAGGTGGGAGGGGTAGAGCTGGTAATTTTAGCAGATTTGGTGGTGGAAGGAGTGGTTTTGGACTAAGAGGTGGAACTGGAAGAACTAGTGGCGGTGGTGAGTGTTACAATTGTGGGCGAATTGGTCATTTGGCTAGGGATTGTTATCAAGGCTACAGCGGTGGAGGCGGCGGCGGTGGTGGTGTTGGGACTCGGAGATACGGCGGAGGCGGTGGTGGGCGTGGATATTatggtggcggtggcggtggcggaGGAGGAGGGTGTTATAATTGTGGAGAAGAAGGACATTTTGCGAGGGATTGCCCTAACGCTTAA